From the genome of Odocoileus virginianus isolate 20LAN1187 ecotype Illinois chromosome 16, Ovbor_1.2, whole genome shotgun sequence, one region includes:
- the RD3L gene encoding protein RD3-like, producing the protein MPFFGWMKWPKYDSYKSTHYPDSDVVTKTLLRELKWHLKERERLIQEIENEQKVKKTGVDYNWLRSYQTPQAAIPATEQRQLEVLCSQVQPCQTGTVLSRFREVLAENDVLPWEIVYIFKQVLRDFLSGADRASLQGGPEGSPSAAHPKHSGNPGGSPEGPGKDEIPTISSYVDRNTENRFPTLSHRIWNLPYYYPSS; encoded by the exons atgccattttttgGCTGGATGAAATGGCCAAAATATGATTCCTACAAATCCACACACTACCCTGACTCAGACGTAGTGACAAAGACTCTGCTTCGGGAATTAAAATGGCATCTGAAGGAACGGGAGAGACTGATACAAGAGATCGAAAATgagcaaaaagtgaaaaaaacaggTGTGGATTACAACTGGCTGAGAAGCTACCAGACTCCCCAGGCAGCCATTCCAGCTACTGAGCAAAGACAGCTCGAAGTCCTCTGCTCACAGGTTCAACCTTGTCAAACGGGAACTGTTCTCAGCAG ATTTCGAGAAGTCCTGGCAGAAAATGATGTCCTGCCATGGGAAATCGTCTACATCTTCAAGCAAGTTCTGAGAGACTTCCTGAGTGGTGCGGACAGGGCCAGCCTGCAGGGGGGCCCCGAGGGGTCCCCGAGCGCAGCGCACCCCAAGCACTCCGGGAACCCAGGGGGCAGCCCCGAGGGGCCAGGCAAAGACGAAATCCCCACCATCTCAAGTTACGtagacagaaacacagagaatAGGTTCCCAACACTCTCACATCGAATATGGAACCTACCATATTACTACCCATCAAGTTAA